One region of Solanum pennellii chromosome 6, SPENNV200 genomic DNA includes:
- the LOC114077483 gene encoding uncharacterized protein LOC114077483, which translates to MTYQPTNTDIVPYTASQILRNSSLSSLENVFGGSRPQHFENAPNFNSSPGLPMSIETPGVVNHLEDSNDEVENANECGEPSVKEKRRIFPKRCGTGSHYLYQHGKKKKSNEKQRTVIERFQVDAAC; encoded by the exons ATGACATATCAACCAACAAATACTGATATTGTTCCATACACGGCATCACAAATATTAAGGAATTCTAGTCTTTCATCACTTGAGAATGTATTTGGTGGTTCTCGACCACAACATTTTGAGAATGCCCCCAACTTTAATTCATCACCTGGGCTGCCAATGTCCATTGAGACCCCTGGTGTTGTTAATCATTTAGAGGACTCCAACGATGAAGTGGAGAATGCAAACGAATGTGGTGAACCATCAGTGAAGGAGAAGCGTAGGATTTTTCCTAAGCGTTGTGGGACTG GGAGTCACTATCTTTACCAGcatggcaaaaaaaaaaaaagcaacgaGAAACAAAGAACTGTAATTGAGAGGTTTCAG GTTGATGCAGCTTGTTGA